From Bacteroidota bacterium:
CTGCCAATATATTCCCTTTTACACGGATAGAAAAATTTCCCTGAAACTCGACAATAACGCCCGGATCAATTGTGAGTGTTACCCCAGGCTGAACAGTAACATCGCATGTAATCTTTACTTTATTGGCATCCCAAGTTGTGTTATTACTAATATTACCACAAACTGTAATAAAAGATTTGTCTTCATAGGGCCCCATATCAACTATTGAATTAAACACTCTTTCTTTACCAACTAAATCATTAGTAGGTAAATACAAGCCAGTAATAGAAGGACTTCCTGCATTAATACACGGAGAGGTCGATTGCAATGACCAATCTCTGTAGCTTAAACCATCATAATCTATTCCTGATGAATAAGAAGGGTAGGTGAAAAGTGGGTCTGAACTAATATTGCCCGTTCCTGAAAATCCTCCCTCTATACAAGAATAAGTTATTGAAGTAGAACCACCTGTATATAATTCTTTATACGAAGATGCATTCGTTCTGTAGTTATCATAAAAGATACAATTGATTACATTCGGAACATTATAAATGTATGCTGCACCTCCATAATAAAGATTGACCTGATTTTTTGAAAGCGTATTATTGGCAATAATACCAGAACAACTGGACAAAAACATTCCTCCACCATAATATTCCGCTTCATTGTTTACCATCAGGTTATTTGAAATGCGAGAAGTTCCATTTAAACTAGTTGCATATATTCCTCCACCATAACGACTACTATAATTATTTGCAATCATACAGTTTTCGACAATTATTTTTCCTCCAGTAATGTAGAATCCTCCACCATAGTAATCTGGATAAGAAGTGCCATTTGCTTTTCCATAAGTTATTTTACAATATTGAAATTTTGTTGTATCGTTGGAAGAGGAAACACCGCTATATCGAATGCCTTTCCATCCAACATTTTTGTAATAGGCTGACATAATAATAAAGGAATCCTTGCTTCCTTGAGCCAAAACACGTCCTTTGATTTCAAATTTATGATGCCCATTAAATAGCACTTTTGTTCCTGGAGCTATACTTAGGGTGACCCCATGGTTAACCGTAACATCACAATTCACCAAAATTTGTCCCGACCAGCTCGTATTAGTTGTAATATTACCACAGAATTGTGTGCTTTGGACGTATTCGTAGGCACCCATATCCATGTCATCATGATCTACTCGTATATAACCATCTAAATCATATAATGGATCAAAACCAAATGAAATAGACTGATAGCCTTCATCAATACATGGGGAAGAGGATTGCAATCGCCAATTGCTATTAAATCCTTGGGAAGAAGTTCCTGTTGAAGAGGACGGAGATATAAAAAGAGGATCTGCATCAATGTTATAATAACCGTTTGAATATCCACCTTCAATATCACAAAAATAGACAATGTTTAATGTGGATGGGTATAGATTATCAGCTGAGTAAGCAGCTTCGTTACCATAAATAATGCTATTGGTAATATATGGTGTAGTTCCGTTTGCATAAATACCTCCACCTGAAGATGATGCGTAATTATTAACAATGGTGTTTCCTACTAAAAGTGGATTGGAGGATGAATACATATAAATAGCACCCCCATTTGATCCTGATTGGTTGTTGCAGATAATATTATTACTGATAGTAGGAGAGGCCCCTGTTCGGCAAGATATGGCTCCTCCATAGTTGGTTGCCAGATTATTACTAATTACACAATTTTGAACAAGTAATTTTGAGAATCCCTTAACAAATAAAGCTCCACCTTGTTTTTCTTCAAAAGTTCCTGCATTGGCTTTTCCATAAAGAATATTGCAATAAACTAATTTGGAACTATCATTTGTAGAAGCTGTATTATCGAAACGGATGCCTTTAAAACCAGTGGAAATATAATAGGCTTTTATGCTTATAAAATTTGAGTCTTGTCCAATAGCCAGTAGTCTTCCCTGAACCGCTAATTTATAATGCCCAACAAAATAAACTTCAACTCCGGGATCAATGGTTAAAGTGGTATTATCAGCAATAGTGATATCTCCAAAAACATAATATGGTGAACCGCTGCTTGTCCAGTTTCCCGATACATTACCTGAATAGATATAGGTATATGCAGATGAATTGAATGAAATAAATGACAATAAAACAAGAATATATAGTGTAAATAATTTTTTCATAATAATTTTTTTAGCTCTTATGCATTGGAGGGATGATCAAATATATTAAAAATAATTCATCTGTTTATAATTTTTTTTTAGTTGTCAGATGGAACTCACATGATAATCATCCCCTTATGTGAGGAATACCTTACTCATGCTCGATTCATATGTCAATGCCTAAATTAATTTAACCAATTATTCCTTTTATTTTTATAAATAACCTATGTTTCGAATGCTGAAATAATCTATCTCTATTATTTTCAGCACATTAATGCTTATTTTTGATCTTCAATTCGTAAGATGGAAACAACTAAATTTTACCCAGCCTTGATTCAGGGTTTACCGGAAGCAGATGTCCCTTTCAAAGGTGTTAAAGCATGGATATCACAAGCAGAAAATCATCAGATTGTCTATTTTGAAATTGAAGCCATAGGAGAAGTAGCAGCTCATAAACATGGAGCTCAGTGGGGTTATGTATTTGAAGGAGATATGGACTTAACAATTGATGGTAAAACAAAAAACTATCAAAAAGGTGATTCTTATTTTATTCCTTCTGGAGTAATGCATTCAGCTAAATTCAATAATAAAACATGGATTATGGATTTTTTTGCTGATAAGTCACGTTATCAGCCAAAATAAAACTTATTAATTATAAATTGCTTTCTTTCTTCAACCATAAATAAATGCTCAAATGAAGCTTAAATCAAATTATCACTTCTCCAACTTCATTCCAATTTTTCTATTATTGTTCATTTCCAATTCTGCTTTTAGTCAGAGTTCAATCGACTACAAAGCTGTAAACAAAGGTGATTACTACATTTTTGTGAATGAAGATGGAAAAAAAACAGTTAAAGGAAAATATAAAGAGGCAAAAGACTTCTCCGAAGGACTCGCTGCTGTAAAATTTGTAGACAGTTGGGGCTATATAAATAATAGAGGCAAAGTAATTATCCCTATTATTTATGAGGAAGCTTGGCCATTTAAGGATGGATATGCAAAAGTGAAAATAAATGGTCGAATAACAAGTATTGATAAAAATGGAAGGGGCTTGGGCTATTTAACCATGAATTATTATGTTTTGGAAACAGAGGGTTTATCGAGGTATCGAAACAATTCAAAATATGGATTTGTAAATGCCAAGGAAGAAATTATCATCCCTTTGGAATTCGATACGGTTGCGGATTTTAATCAATCATATGCTCGTGTGTCTAAAAATGGAAAATGGGGAGTAATTGATAAAAGTGGGCGTGTTGTCATTTCATTTGAATATGATTTTGTTTACCCGTTTAGGTATGATTACTTCATGCTTAGAATTGTTGATAATGATACCTGTAAGTACAATTTTATCAAGCTGTCTGGCGAATTAATTAGTAATGAGTGGTTTGAAGAAGGAATTTCCTTTTACAAAGGCAATGCGTTTGTTGTTCAGGATGGAAGTAGTTTTCGAATGAACCAAAAAGGTGAATTAACAGCACTTTCTGATAGCTTTCAAATTAAGTCTGCATGCGGGTTAAATACTACTTTTGAAATAGACTCCTCTATTAAACCAACTGCTGATTCCTTGTTGCTAATATTTGAAAATCCACCTCAATTTAAGGATGGTGACAGTGGCCGAAATAAATTCCTTTGGAAGAATATCCAGTATCCTGATCTCGAAAGAGACAATGGCATACAAGGACTGGTTGTCGTAGAATTTGTTGTCAATAAAAATGGAAACATTCAAGATGTAGCAATCAAAAAGGGAATTACACCCAATATTAATAAAGAGGTTTTACGCATTATCGGTTTAATGTCGGATTGGGAGCCAGGCAGCTTGTATGGTATTCCTGAATGTGTCAGGATATATTTACCTGTTCGATTTGTATTGAATTAAGCATAAAAAAAAGGATACCGAGTGATATCCTTAGGTTGTTAGCGTTTTATCGTAGAACATTTAGAAAAAATCCTAATAAATCACAAAACGTCAATTCTCAAATCTCACATAAATCGCAAATATCAATTTTCAAGTAACAAATTAACAACAAACTTCAATAATCAAATCTTAGAATGATAATTCGTTATATCATTTTTATACAAACTTGGTTTTTTGTTTTTAAATATTGAGTATTATTTGCTATTTATATTTTGACTTTTGGTGCTTTTAAAAGAATTCTTTCGCATCCTTAAACACTGTATTTAAAATCAAAGGTGAATTATTTCAAAATAACTTTCTTCTGAAAACTAGTGCTATTGGCCATAATTTGAACGATATAAATACCTTTTGCTTCTTGAGATAAATCAAGGCTTTCATATGCAGCACTAATCTTTTTGCTCGTTACTTCCCGACCATTCATATCCACAACACGAACATCAAATTCCTCGGTTTTTATTGCTGATTGTTTAATGATAAGATTTCTGTTTCTGACAAAAATCTTTGTATTTGTTGCCAGTGCATTTTCTTCCAAATCAGATGATGTTACTCCAGCAAAAACGGATTTATCAGGAGTACCTTCCATGCCATAATCTTTCACAACAAAACTTTTAGCATCAGCAGCTACGTCAACCCGAATCCAACCATAGCGAGAAAGTGTGTCACCATTTTCAACCTGCTTGAGGCGTAAACCAATAAATTTGTCTACAACACCATCAAATAATCCCATATCAATGGGGTATGAGGCATAGGTAACACTACCCATCATTATTTTAACAAGTCCTTTAGCATTCATTATGTTATACGAATCGGACCAAAAGGAGGAGCCTCCGCTCACATCTTTAATTTCATCATTCTGGTTTAAAAGTCCAACAACACTTAGATAGTTGGATGATGAGATATAACTGCTTTGTAACAATATTTCATTACCATTCATAGGCTCTATCCCTACATAGTCTATATTGGCCACTATATTTAATCCATAGGTAGTGGAAGTGGTATTTATTTGAGCTGCCTTCAGGTTGAAATCCATCATCCCGTCATTGTTCAGATCCAAAAGGAAAGAATCATTAGCAGTGATTGTTTTATCTGGATTGATATCTGTATGATAAACCTGTGCTTGTGCTTGTGATGCAGCTAAAACACCTAGGGCAACAGCTGAATACATAGCTAATTTGCCTTCCATTGATTTTGAATTACTTTCCATAATTATTTTTTCATGTTCATTGAGTCCTTCATAAAAGCAAATATCATGCATCAAATAGCTGCATGTTAAATTTTATTTCCATCGATTAAATAACCCATTTTCCTTCCTAAAATACCTATTATTGTAAGCAATTAGGAATAAACAAATCGAACAAAAGAAAATAAATTGAAAGAGAAAAATAAAGAATATCCAACTTATGAAATTCCCGTTGATGGCTCTTTAGGTTTGCTTGCATTAGGTGCAGTTGGTCTGGAAGCTTGGCGAAAAGTGAGAAGAGAAGCCATTAGAAAGGAAATTAAGAAAAGTAAAGAGCTGAATAAATAAGTGGATGAAAAAACAAAAAGTATTATTAATAGGCTGGGATGCTGCTGATTGGAAAGTGATCAATCCTTTAATGGATGCTGGTAAAATGCCAGCCTTGGAAAAATTGGTGAATAGAGGAGTAATCGGTAACATAGCCACACTCGATCCTCCACTTTCGCCCATGTTATGGACTTCTATTGCTACGGGGATGCGTGCTGATAAACACGGTATTCTTGGATTTGCAGAACCAGTACCTAATGTTGGAGGTGTTAGACCCATTAATGTCACTTCGCGAAAAGTACATGCTATTTGGAATATTCTCAACAGCAAAGGATTAAAATCCAATGTGGTTAGCTGGTGGCCTAGTCATCCTGCAGAACCAATTGATGGAGTTGTTGTTTCGAATTTCTATAAAACGGCCGGAAAACCTTATGGAAAGCCTTGGCCCATGCAAAAGGGAACCATACATCCTGAGGAAATGATTAAAACACTCAAGAAGTATCGGGTGCATCCCGGAGAACTGACAGCAGCTCATATTTTGCCATTTGTACCTAATGCAGCAGATATTGATCAGGATAAAGACAAACGTTTATCATCTGTTGCTAAAATTACAGCAGATGCAGCAAGTGTTCAGGCATCAGCTACTTGGTTGATGGAAAATACAGAATGGGATTTCATGGCTGTTTATTTCGATGCTATCGATCATTATGGCCATGGGTTTATGAAATTCAGAGCACCCCAACTCAAAGGTATTCCTGATGATTTATTCAATCATTACAAAGATGTTATAGATGGGGGATATATCTATCATGATATGATGCTGGAAAGAATGATGGATTTGGCTGGAGATGACACAACAGTCATTCTTATTTCTGATCATGGTTTTCATTCCGATCATTTGAGACCATTGTCATTACCCAAATTACCTGCAGCTCCTGCCTTAGAGCACAGACCCTATGGTATCATATGCATGGCCGGACCCGGTATTCGGAAGGATGAGAGAATTTATGGTGCTTCTTTATTGGATATTACACCAACAATTTTATCTATTTATGACTTGCCTTTGGGAAAAGATATGGATGGAAAAGTATTGCTGAATGCATTTGAAGAACCTAAACTTCCAGAATACATTGAAAGCTGGGAAAAAGAAGAAGGTAATTTTGGCAATCATCCTGATCATATTAAGGAGGATACTTACGAATCTGCTGAGGCTTTGAAGCAATTGGTAGAACTTGGTTATATGGAAGATCCTGGACCTGATAAAAACAAGGCCATGGAAAACGTAACCAACGAAGCACACTATAATTTAGCGAAGGTTCACGCGAGTGCGGGTAAATACGATAAAGCCATACAATTGGTTGAAGAGCTTTTTGCAAAAAACTCAGAGGATCTTCGCTATAATCTGGATTTAGCTAACTGGTATTTACAAACCAAGCAAGTAGCAGCAGCTACCAAAATTATTGAGAACCTTAAACAATTAAAAGATCAGCCCGTACCAAGCCTCGATTTACTGGAAGGTTTATTGAATACCTACAAAAACAAACCACATAAAGCATTAAAACTATTCAA
This genomic window contains:
- a CDS encoding T9SS type A sorting domain-containing protein encodes the protein MESNSKSMEGKLAMYSAVALGVLAASQAQAQVYHTDINPDKTITANDSFLLDLNNDGMMDFNLKAAQINTTSTTYGLNIVANIDYVGIEPMNGNEILLQSSYISSSNYLSVVGLLNQNDEIKDVSGGSSFWSDSYNIMNAKGLVKIMMGSVTYASYPIDMGLFDGVVDKFIGLRLKQVENGDTLSRYGWIRVDVAADAKSFVVKDYGMEGTPDKSVFAGVTSSDLEENALATNTKIFVRNRNLIIKQSAIKTEEFDVRVVDMNGREVTSKKISAAYESLDLSQEAKGIYIVQIMANSTSFQKKVILK
- a CDS encoding cupin domain-containing protein produces the protein METTKFYPALIQGLPEADVPFKGVKAWISQAENHQIVYFEIEAIGEVAAHKHGAQWGYVFEGDMDLTIDGKTKNYQKGDSYFIPSGVMHSAKFNNKTWIMDFFADKSRYQPK
- a CDS encoding TonB family protein, translated to MKLKSNYHFSNFIPIFLLLFISNSAFSQSSIDYKAVNKGDYYIFVNEDGKKTVKGKYKEAKDFSEGLAAVKFVDSWGYINNRGKVIIPIIYEEAWPFKDGYAKVKINGRITSIDKNGRGLGYLTMNYYVLETEGLSRYRNNSKYGFVNAKEEIIIPLEFDTVADFNQSYARVSKNGKWGVIDKSGRVVISFEYDFVYPFRYDYFMLRIVDNDTCKYNFIKLSGELISNEWFEEGISFYKGNAFVVQDGSSFRMNQKGELTALSDSFQIKSACGLNTTFEIDSSIKPTADSLLLIFENPPQFKDGDSGRNKFLWKNIQYPDLERDNGIQGLVVVEFVVNKNGNIQDVAIKKGITPNINKEVLRIIGLMSDWEPGSLYGIPECVRIYLPVRFVLN
- a CDS encoding tetratricopeptide repeat protein gives rise to the protein MKKQKVLLIGWDAADWKVINPLMDAGKMPALEKLVNRGVIGNIATLDPPLSPMLWTSIATGMRADKHGILGFAEPVPNVGGVRPINVTSRKVHAIWNILNSKGLKSNVVSWWPSHPAEPIDGVVVSNFYKTAGKPYGKPWPMQKGTIHPEEMIKTLKKYRVHPGELTAAHILPFVPNAADIDQDKDKRLSSVAKITADAASVQASATWLMENTEWDFMAVYFDAIDHYGHGFMKFRAPQLKGIPDDLFNHYKDVIDGGYIYHDMMLERMMDLAGDDTTVILISDHGFHSDHLRPLSLPKLPAAPALEHRPYGIICMAGPGIRKDERIYGASLLDITPTILSIYDLPLGKDMDGKVLLNAFEEPKLPEYIESWEKEEGNFGNHPDHIKEDTYESAEALKQLVELGYMEDPGPDKNKAMENVTNEAHYNLAKVHASAGKYDKAIQLVEELFAKNSEDLRYNLDLANWYLQTKQVAAATKIIENLKQLKDQPVPSLDLLEGLLNTYKNKPHKALKLFKEAEKANPRLPGLHLELGKIYLQTRRYKDAEGAFLKALDIDDGNAAAYHGLGISYLRQGKYEQAAHEALNAIGLMYHFPPAHYHLGEALFMLEKYVESSQAFEVALSMMPRLNKARRWLVKIYRDKLKDEAKASFHDKILVEQMKGTVIIVSGLPRSGTSMMMQILDAGGLTILTDEARKADDNNPKGYYELEKVKKLTQKNDWLPEADGKVIKVIAHLLKFLPNNIDFKIVFMQRDIYEVVASQQKMLGKKDDAFPVAIATAFENELKKVDVWQKKEPNVELLYMNYTDIIANPFEEIEKVNEFLNYQLDMENAIKAVDPDLYRNKKA